A single region of the Chrysoperla carnea chromosome 5, inChrCarn1.1, whole genome shotgun sequence genome encodes:
- the LOC123300920 gene encoding ankyrin repeat domain-containing protein 16-like, with amino-acid sequence MSDHNANKILKAAIHNDLEFIKNLKQFCPDFHWQNIRQLKSEETALHYACDGGYYDLVRYLLTYFEPRTVNVQTSNLKTPLHCAAQFCHYNVVQLLIDFGADVNALKNGDWTPVMLACMKTGENAFRTIDILVRNKANLTHKNYEGWTAFMLACREGDLQIVKYLADANPYPIATANRKKRYPIHIACLHGHLKIVEEILNRHDSDRYENILEVKDSSGHLPFHDAVLSGDTQLVQYLISCKGADPTATNNEGWNALHLAAGAGLNEMVEYLITDLKFDPNSLTTDKKEITPLHCAAHSGCQSTMELLERLNADPTLCDWKSRTPKELYQNSIHLKK; translated from the coding sequence ATGTCGGATCataatgcaaataaaatattaaaagcagCAATACATAATgatttagaatttataaaaaatttaaaacaattttgtccAGATTTTCATTGGCAAAATATAAGACAATTAAAATCCGAAGAAACAGCATTGCATTATGCGTGTGATGGTGGGTATTATGATCTGGTACgatatttattaacatatttcGAACCACGTACGGTCAATGTACAAACATCCAATTTAAAAACACCTTTACATTGTGCTGCCCAATTTTGTCATTATAATGTTGTccaattattaattgattttggaGCTGATGTGAATGCTCTAAAAAATGGCGATTGGACACCGGTCATGTTGGCATGTATGAAAACTGGAGAAAATGCTTTCAGAACGATTGATATATTAGTTCGAAATAAGGCGAATCTAACGCATAAAAATTACGAAGGGTGGACAGCTTTTATGTTAGCTTGTAGAGAAGGAGATTtacaaattgttaaatatttagctGACGCTAATCCTTACCCAATTGCTACGGCAAATCGTAAAAAACGCTACCCAATACATATCGCTTGTTTACACGgccatttaaaaattgtagaagAGATTTTAAATCGACATGATAGCGATCGCTACGAGAATATTCTCGAAGTAAAAGATAGTAGTGGCCATTTACCATTTCATGATGCCGTTTTAAGTGGTGATACGCAGCTGGTACAATATTTAATTAGCTGTAAAGGTGCGGATCCAACTGCTACAAATAATGAAGGTTGGAATGCATTACATTTAGCGGCGGGTGCTGGTCTAAACGAAATGGTGGAATATTTAATAactgatttaaaatttgatccaaattcATTGACGACTGATAAAAAAGAGATTACACCGTTACATTGTGCAGCACATTCAGGGTGTCAAAGTACCATGGAACTTTTGGAACGTTTAAATGCAGATCCAACATTATGTGATTGGAAAAGTCGAACACCTAAAGAGCTTTATCAAAAtagtatacatttaaaaaagtga